From Candidatus Methylomirabilota bacterium, a single genomic window includes:
- a CDS encoding ankyrin repeat domain-containing protein — protein sequence MASRRLAGVLLLGALALGGCGPGAKALLAASAKGDAPSVKALLAKGAKPGRPVSDGTTPLMAAAQHGHLEVARTLVDAGADVNAARGDPERGRTALIDAAWSGHTEVVRLLLEKGANPNAKAESGATALTGASLQGYVEIVNLLIASKAEVNTHANDGRTPLHEAAKNGHGPVVEILVKRGANPNATSEVGVTPLMLAAFGGYGEVATTLLAWGADVNLKSSSGATALRAARSRGHDALVELFREVGAKE from the coding sequence CGCTCGGAGGCTGCGGGCCGGGTGCGAAGGCCCTGCTCGCCGCGTCGGCCAAGGGCGACGCCCCGAGCGTGAAGGCGCTCCTCGCCAAGGGCGCCAAGCCGGGCCGCCCGGTCAGCGACGGCACCACGCCCCTGATGGCCGCCGCCCAGCACGGCCACCTGGAGGTCGCGCGCACCCTGGTGGACGCCGGGGCCGACGTCAACGCCGCGCGCGGGGATCCCGAGCGCGGCCGCACCGCGCTGATCGACGCGGCATGGAGCGGCCACACGGAGGTCGTGCGCCTGCTGCTCGAGAAGGGCGCGAACCCCAACGCGAAAGCGGAAAGCGGGGCCACCGCCCTCACCGGCGCGTCGCTGCAGGGCTATGTCGAGATCGTCAACCTGCTCATCGCGAGCAAGGCCGAGGTCAACACGCACGCCAACGACGGGCGCACCCCGCTGCACGAGGCGGCGAAGAACGGCCACGGGCCGGTGGTGGAGATCCTGGTCAAACGCGGCGCCAATCCCAACGCCACCAGCGAGGTCGGCGTGACACCGCTCATGCTCGCCGCCTTCGGGGGATACGGCGAAGTAGCCACCACGCTCCTCGCCTGGGGCGCGGACGTCAATCTCAAGTCCAGCTCCGGCGCGACCGCCCTCCGCGCCGCGAGAAGCCGCGGTCACGACGCATTGGTCGAGCTGTTCCGCGAGGTAGGCGCGAAAGAATAG